The genome window AGGCCGCTGCGTCTTGCCCTGCTCTCCGCCCTTGCCACCCTTGCCACCGAacttgcccttcttctcgccaccaccccacccagGAATGTCGTTGGCGCTCTCGCGCGTGTTCTGCTTCGAGCGcttgccgccaccgccgagcGAGTATTTGGCATCACGCGCAGAACGGGGCATCTTGTTCTTGCCACccgccttgccgcccttgccctGACGGCGgggctcgtcgtcgtcgtcgatctcgatcccaaactcgtcgtccccgCCACCAATCTCGGCGCcgtccttgcgcttgcgcttgagaCCAGCAACCTTGTCGCTGAAGTTCTTCTTGTCCGCATCGCGCTgcttgagcttctcgacctGGATCTGCTTGCCGTACTTCTTGAGGTCGCGCTGCTTCTTTGCCTCCTCGGACTTTTTGATAccctgcgcctcctcgacgagcttggtcCGCACACGCTCCATGTGCTCGTCGCTCTTGACCATCTCGGCGTAGTAGTCGTTTGGCCGCGAGAAAAGAATGTCGTACTTGGAACAcagcttgcgcgcctcgggcACCGCGTCCAGCGCCAGCTTGTAGAacgccatctcgcgcttCAGGTCTGACGTCAGCTCAGCAAGGCTTGCTTCGCTCACCATCGTTCGGGTCCACGTCCAACACCGTCTTGGACTGAACGATCAGATGTTCAGGCCACTCGGTGTCCGTCATCCGGATACCGTCGGTCAGGATACGCATCGCCGGCTTGTTGTTCGTGGTCACCTTGCGTGCAGGcacggcgtcctcgtccagcgACACATCCGAaccaagctcgtcgactgCCAGCGCGTCCGCATCCGCCTCTTCGATgaccacgtcgtcgtcctgctgtcagctgtctCTACAGAGAGTCAAGCTTACGTCCTcatctccttcctcctcctctgcgtcctcgtcaccctccccctcgtcttcgtcctcatcctcatcctcgtcctcgtccattCCCAATTGGGacctctcaacctcgtccaGGTCCTCGGGCCCGACAAGCTCCATGAGGCGCTGCAtgcccgcctcgtcgacaccgtcgtcgtccgagtcctcgtcgtcctcctcaagctcgggCTGCGGCGACGGGGAGGGTGTTGGCTCAACGGCCTTGGGGatcgccttgcccttgcccttgccctttACTGCGCGCGTGGTCTTCTTGGGAGTGACCATGTTGTGTCTGGTTGTTGTGTTGTGATAGTCTACCCTGGGCCAAGTCCAGAAATTCTGTATCCAAAGGTCACTAGCggtggaggtcaaggcGGAATCAAACTGGCTTGAAGGCTTGAATGGTGAGTGCCACAGCCGGAATTAAAATTGCCACGTGGAATGTCGTGGGTGCACGTCCAAGCCGTTAGAGATGCGTTTGCCGCTCAACGCTCTCAATCATCAATTCAAAGCTAGCTCCAAACAAACCCATCTCACCATCAACATCGAGTCGACCATCCGCTCCATCTCTTCGGCAACCGTAGTCTCTGGAACGCCCCGGCGCGCATCTGGTTCAAGCTCAACCGCCCGTTGATCAAAAGCGCGTCACAAAGACGCCCGCGGTTGTCGGCTCGCTGTCACCCTCGTCTCCCCTCTCGCCACCCTTCTCCGGTCCTTTCCCCATCCGCGACTCTCTCGTCCCACCGTCCCGCTTCCTTTCCCTTTTAGGcggcacgcgcgcgcgctgccaCGTACCCCACTGCCCAACATGGATGATACAGGTGAATAACCCCCTGATGCCGAGAGAACGTTGCTACAACAACAGGAACCGCTGCCGATGGCTACGACTACAAACCCGACTATCAGTATGAAGAGGACGGAGATTATGGTGAGGAGCAGGAATCCATCGCGCAGGAGGACTACTGGAAGATCATCAACTCGTTCTTCGACGAGAAGGGCCTGGTGCGCCAGCAGCTCGAATCATTCAACGAGTTCGTCGAGAACACCAtgcaggagctcgtcgacgagagcTCCAAATTAACCCTTGACCAACACACTCAGCACACTGGTGTCGCGGGTGACGAGACGGTGAGTCAAATGTTTCAGACTCGAGTCAAATGTCTCAGACTCGAGTCGAatgcggcggcgctgcaCTTTTGGAGATGGTTTGCGCTGACTGTCTTAGCGGCGTTATGAGATTCAGTTTGGTCAAATCTATTTGACCAAGGTGGCGGTCACGGAAATCGATGGCCAGACGGTCGGCCTGTTTCCCCAGGAAGCGCGCTCACGTAACCTCACGTACGCAGCGCCGCTGTACGTTGACATGAAGAAGTCGACTCTCACGGCCGGCAACGTTGACGACCCGATCGAGGCCGACTGGCGTCCAGCAACGGATGTCAACGGTGTGATGCACcagacggaggaggacaagatcTGGATTGGAAGGGTACCCGTTATGGTCCGCTCCAACTTCTGTCTTCTCCACGGCTTGCCTGAGAACACCTACTACACGATGGGCGAGTGTCCGTACGACCAGGGCGGCTACTTCGTCATCAACGGCTCCGAGAAGGTCCTTATCGCCCAGGAGCGCATGGCCGCCAACCACGTCTACGTCTTCAAGAAAGGTGACCCGTCGGCCAtcaccttctt of Cutaneotrichosporon cavernicola HIS019 DNA, chromosome: 4 contains these proteins:
- the ebp2 gene encoding uncharacterized protein (Eukaryotic rRNA processing protein EBP2) encodes the protein MVTPKKTTRAVKGKGKGKAIPKAVEPTPSPSPQPELEEDDEDSDDDGVDEAGMQRLMELVGPEDLDEVERSQLGMDEDEDEDEDEDEGEGDEDAEEEEGDEDDDDVVIEEADADALAVDELGSDVSLDEDAVPARKVTTNNKPAMRILTDGIRMTDTEWPEHLIVQSKTVLDVDPNDDLKREMAFYKLALDAVPEARKLCSKYDILFSRPNDYYAEMVKSDEHMERVRTKLVEEAQGIKKSEEAKKQRDLKKYGKQIQVEKLKQRDADKKNFSDKVAGLKRKRKDGAEIGGGDDEFGIEIDDDDEPRRQGKGGKAGGKNKMPRSARDAKYSLGGGGKRSKQNTRESANDIPGWGGGEKKGKFGGKGGKGGEQGKTQRPGKARRHSRRK